In a single window of the Salvelinus alpinus chromosome 15, SLU_Salpinus.1, whole genome shotgun sequence genome:
- the LOC139539480 gene encoding phospholipase A and acyltransferase 1-like: MQLLKEVVGDDSYRVNNKYDDHHTPFPVNDIIWRSQVLIGQEVSYDLLGSNCEHFVTLLRQGKGVSEQATRVIGAITLVTAAARAFSVLGVVNTRSRNRPF; the protein is encoded by the exons ATGCAGCTTCTAAAGGAAGTGGTTGGAGACGACTCGTACCGGGTCAACAACAAATACGACGACCACCACACTCCATTTCCCGTCAATGACATCATTTGGCGATCTCAAGTTCTCATTGGCCAGGAGGTGTCTTATGACCTGTTGGGCAGTAACTGCGAGCACTTTGTCACCTTGTTGCGCCAAGGAAAGGGAGTGTCTGAGCAG GCCACACGGGTCATTGGGGCCATCACATTGGTCACAGCTGCAGCAAGGGCCTTCTCTGTGCTTGGAGTGGTCAACACACGCTCCAGAAACCGACCCTTCTGA
- the LOC139539478 gene encoding mitofusin-1-like, which produces MDSPQDDYSPLKRFVVAKKKISDVFDQLLEYVKEGSVFVEETCRNDALENIASREQQEQIRAYAGKLQTIKDVLARRHMKVAFFGRTSNGKSTVVNAMLRDRVLPSGMGHTTNCFLSVEGTDSNNAYLKTEGSEEEKSIKTVNQLGHALHMDQSLDAGCLVRVFWPKTKCALLRDDLVLVDSPGTDVTTQLDSWIDKFCLDADVFVLVANSESTLMNTEKHFFHKVNEKLSKPNIFILNNRWDASANEPEYMEDVRKQHTDRCVNFLVEELKVLDREQAPNHIFFVSAKEVLNSRMQRAQGMPESGGALAEGFQERLKEFQSFERIFEECISQSAVKTKFEQHTIRAKQITETVKAIMDAINIKAAEKRVASLEDREYQMDRLAFVTNQLQLLIEDIKKKIKAVTVEVESKVSSAMGEEICRLNVLIEEFHSDFHPSPHILKLYKSELLSHIEEGMGKNLAFRCSNAVNASVQSSQRDMIESLQPLLPPAVQNQIQMLVPCHKFDLSYDLNCATLCSDFQENIEFQFSMGWTALVNRFLGPTNANRALMLFDKNFPMTRSLSTTPSSGPSSVAVAQPQDATLSQEDLMMSMATNVASLASRTSMSMVIVGGVVWRTVGWRLIALSASMYGLLYLWEKLTWTTKAKERALKRQFVDYATEKLQLIVSFTSANCSHQVQQEMATTFARLCQQVDLTKREQEGEISRLTAKVQTLETVQCRSKILRHKATELERQLETFTDQYLNPHH; this is translated from the exons ATGGATTCGCCTCAGGACGACTATTCTCCACTCAAACGCTTTGTAGTGGCCAAGAAAAAGATAAGTGACGTGTTTGATCAACTGCTGGAGTATGTGAAGGAAGGTTCTGTGTTTGTAGAAG AAACTTGTCGGAATGATGCCTTAGAGAACATTGCAAGTCGGGAGCAACAGGAGCAGATTCGGGCGTATGCTGGCAAACTGCAAACTATAAAAGATGTGCTGGCACGCAGACACATGAAGGTGGCCTTCTTTGGCAG GACGAGTAATGGGAAGAGTACAGTGGTGAATGCCATGCTGAGGGACCGGGTGCTGCCCAGTGGCATGGGTCACACCACCAACTGCTTCCTGAGTGTGGAGGGCACGGACTCGAACAATGCCTACCTCAAGACGGAGGGctcagaggaggagaagagcatCAAG aCTGTGAACCAGCTGGGTCATGCGCTGCACATGGACCAGAGTCTGGATGCAGGCTGCCTGGTCCGAGTCTTCTGGCCCAAGACCAAGTGTGCCCTGCTCCGAGACGACCTGGTCCTTGTAGACAG CCCTGGGACAGATGTCACCACGCAGCTGGACAGCTGGATCGACAAGTTCTGCCTGGACGCTGACGTCTTTGTGCTGGTGGCCAACTCTGAATCAACCCTCATGAACACG GAGAAGCATTTCTTCCACAAGGTGAACGAGAAGCTCTCCAAACCCAACATCTTCATTCTCAACAACCGCTGGGACGCCTCAGCCAATGAGCCGGAGTACATGGAGGAT GTTCGAAAGCAGCACACGGACCGCTGCGTCAACTTCCTGGTGGAGGAGCTGAAGGTGCTGGACCGGGAGCAGGCGCCCAACCACATCTTCTTTGTGTCAGCCAAGGAGGTGCTTAACTCCCGCATGCAGCGCGCCCAGGGTATGCCAGAGTCTG GTGGAGCTTTAGCCGAAGGTTTCCAGGAGAGGCTCAAGGAGTTCCAGAGTTTCGAGAGAATATTTGAg GAGTGTATCTCGCAGTCAGCAGTGAAAACAAAGTTTGAGCAGCACACTATCAGGGCCAAGCAGATCACTGAAACGGTCAAAGCCATCATGGATGCCATCAACATCAAGGCAGCAGAGAAGAG AGTGGCCTCATTGGAGGACCGTGAGTACCAGATGGACCGTTTGGCGTTTGTGACGAACCAGCTCCAGCTGCTCATAGAAGACATCAAGAAGAAGATCAAGGCTGTCACAGTGGAGGTGGAGAGCAAG GTGTCCAGTGCCATGGGCGAAGAGATCTGTCGTCTCAACGTGCTCATCGAGGAGTTCCACTCGGACTTCCACCCCTCGCCCCACATCCTCAAGCTCTACAAATCA GAGCTGCTGAGCCACATCGAGGAGGGCATGGGTAAGAACCTGGCCTTCCGCTGCTCCAACGCTGTCAACGCCTCCGTGCAGTCCTCCCAGAGAGACATGATCG AGAGTCTGCAGCCTCTGCTGCCCCCTGCTGTTCAGAACCAGATACAGATGCTGGTGCCCTGTCACAAGTTTGACCTGAGCTACGACCTGAACTGTGCCACGCTCTGCTCGGACTTCCAGGAAAACATAGAGTTCCAGTTCTCGATGGGTTGGACGGCGCTGGTCAACCGCTTCCTGGGTCCCACCAATGCCAATCGGGCCCTCATGCTGTTTGACAAGAACTTCCCG ATGACGCGCTCCCTGTCCACCACACCCTCCAGCGGACCCTCCAGTGTTGCCGTTGCCCAGCCCCAGGACGCCACGCTCTCACAGGAGGACCTGATGATGTCCATGGCCACCAACGTGGCCTCCCTCGCCTCCCGCACGTCCATGAGTATGGTCATCGTCGGAGGAGTG GTGTGGCGGACGGTGGGCTGGCGGCTCATAGCCCTGTCGGCCTCCATGTACGGCCTGCTCTACCTGTGGGAGAAGCTCACGTGGACCACCAAGGCCAAGGAGCGTGCCCTGAAGCGCCAGTTTGTGGACTACGCCACAGAGAAGCTGCAGCTGATTGTCAGCTTCACTAGTGCCAACTGCAGCCACCAGGTCCAGCA GGAGATGGCCACGACCTTTGCTCGGCTGTGTCAGCAGGTTGACCTGACAaagagggagcaggagggagaAATCAGCCGACTGACCGCCAAGGTCCAGACTCTGGAGACCGTCCAGTGCCGCTCCAAGATCCTCCG GCACAAAGCCACAGAGTTGGAGAGGCAGTTGGAGACTTTTACAGACCAATATCTGAATCCCCATCATTGA